In Labrys monachus, the genomic stretch GCGCTTGAGCTGCCGGGCGAGCGCTTCGGTGCGATAGGCGATCGAACTCCTGAAATTCTCGAGCCGGAGCACCGTCCGCGCCTCGCCGCCGGGGTCGGCCGGCAGATGGGCGGCGGCGGAGACCTCGAACGGGCTGCCGAGCCCGGCCGACATCAGGGCTACCGCCCTGTCGTCGTCGAGCCCGTGCCAGACGAGGCTCGCGCTCGCTTCCGGCTTGGGGAGCACCTTGAAGACCAGCTCGGTGAGGATGCCGAGCGTGCCCCAGGAGCCGGCCATCAGCTTGGTGAGATCATAGCCGGTGACGTTCTTCATCACGCGGCCGCCGCTCTTGATCACCTCGCCCTTGCCGTTGACGAAGCGCACGCCGATCAGGCTGTCGCGGCAGGCGCCGGCCGTGATGCGCCGCGGCCCGGAGAGGTTGGCCGCCGCCAGCCCTCCGAGGGTCGGCCGGCTCGATTCGGTGCCCAGCAGGGCGCGCCAGTCGGCCGGCTCGAACGGCAGCATCTGGCCCTTGCCGTCGAGCAGGGCGGTGAGCTCGTCGAGCGGCGTGCCGGCCCTGGCGCCGATCACCATCTCGGCCGGCTCGTAGAGCGTGACGCCGGTGAGACGGGCGGTGCCGATCGCCGCAGCGGTCTCGGCCGGGCGGCCGATGCCGGCTTTCGAGCCGCCGCCGGCGACGGCCACGGAGCGCCGCGCCGCGCAGGCATCCGCAACAATGGCCGCAAGTTCGGCCTCGTCGGCCGGATGGAGAACGGGTTCGGGCATGTCAGGACCTGTCCGGCCGCATGTCGAGCGGGAAGACCTTGGCCGGATTGAGCAGCCATTTCGGGTCGAAGGCGAGCTTCAGGGCCTTCTGCTGGTCGAGATCGGTCTGGTTGAACTGGGTGCGCATGAGATCGCGCTTCTCGATGCCGACGCCGTGCTCGCCGGTGAGGCAGCCGCCGGCCTCGACGCACAGGCGCAGGATGTCGAAGCCGCAGGCCTCCGCCTTCTCGCGCTGGTCGGCGTCGTTGACGTTGTAGAGCACGAGCGGATGGAGGTTGCCGTCGCCGGCATGGAAGACATTGGCGACGCGCAGCCCGTGGGCGCGGGTGATCTCGCCGATGCGGGTGAGCACCATCGGCAATTGCCCGGTCGGAATGGTGCCGTCCATGCAGATATAGTCGGCGATGCGCCCGGTGGCGCCGAAGGCGGACTTGCGGCCCTTCCAGATCGCGGCGCTCTCGGCTTCCGAGGTCGAGACCTTGATGGTGGTGGCGCCATGCTCGCGTGCCGTCGCGGCGATCAGGCCGAGCAGGCGCTCGATCTCGGCATTCGAGCCCTCCACCTCGATGATGAGCATGGCTGCGGCATCGAGCGGATAGCCGGCATGGGCGAAGCCCTCGGTGATCTCGATGGCGAGCTTGTCCATATATTCGATCGCCACCGGGATGATGCCCGAGCCGATGATGGTGGCGACGCAGCGTCCCGCCGCTTCCGGCGAGGCGAAGCCGACCAGCATCGGCCGGGCGCCTTCCGCCATCGGCAGGATGCGCACCACCGCCTCGGTGACGATGCCGAACTGGCCCTCGGAACCGATGACGATGCCGAGCAGGTCGTAGCCGTCGGCGTCCATGGTGTCGCCGCCGATGTCGAGGATCTCGCCTTCCATGGTGACGAGGCGCACACCGAGGATGTTGTTGGTGGTGACGCCATATTTCAGGCAATGCGCCCCGCCGGAATTCATGGCGATGTTGCCGGCGATGGTGCAGGCGAGCTGGCTGGAGGGATCCGGCGCGTAGAAGAAGCGCTCATGGGCGACGGCGCCGGAAATCCCGAGATTGGTGATGCCGGCCTGCACCCGCGCGATCCTGTCCTCGAAGCGCAGCTCCAGCACCTTGCTCATCTTGGCGAGGCCGACCACGACGGCATCCGCCTGGGGGAGGGCGCCGCCGGCGAGGGACGTGCCGGCGCCGCGGGGGACGACGGGAACGTTTTCGCGGTGGAGGAAGCGCAGGACCGCCGCAACCTCATCCGTGCTTTCCGGCAGGACGACGGCGAGCGGCATGGCGCGATAGGCGGTGAAGGCGTCTGTCTCGTAGGCGCGGCATTCGTCTTCGCTGGAGATCAGGTTCTCCGCCGGGACCAGCCGCGCCAGGCCGTCGAGGATGGACTCGCGCCGCTGCATGATGCGCGGATCGGGCGGCGGCATCGGAATGCCAGTGGTCGGACGCGGCGTTCCCTCGGCCATGGTCTTCTCCCTTCCGGCAAAGGCGCGCCAATTCGGGGGCGAAGTCAAGCCCCCGGGCGCCCTGCGAACCATATGTCACCGACCGGCGAGCTGCATGAAATTGCGGTAGAGGATGGCCGCGTTCCGCTCGAATCCGTCGGCATGGGCGGCGATGTCGGCCTGGAGCCTCTCCATGGCGCCCGCGCCGTTGGTGCGCTCGAGCGCGGCCCTGTAGGCGGGGATGCCGCCCCATTCCTGCACGGCGGCGTTCTCCGCCTCGACATGATATTGCATGCCCCAGGCGCGCGGCGCGGCGCGCATCGCCTGCACGCCGCAGGAGGGCGAGGCGGCGAGGACGGAGGCGCCTGCGGGCGGCTGCGCCACCCGCACCGAATGCCATTGCAGGACGGCAAAGCGCTCTTCGAGCCCGGCGAAGAGCGGGTCTTCGCGGCCGGCCGACGTCAGGCCGACATCGAAGACGCCGACTTCGGGCGGATGCTGCGGGCCGCAGGTGCCGCCCAGCGCGTCGGCCAGCAATTGATGGCCGAGGCAGATGCCGAGGAAGGGTCGTTCCAGCTCGCGCACCCACCGGCGGATGGCCCGCTTCTCCTCGACCAGCCAGGGAAACGCGTCGACGTCCCAGACATCCATCGCCCCGCCCATGACCCAGAGGGCGTCATAGCCCTCCAGCGGGGGAATGACGCCGCCCTCGTCGAGCTCGACCGCATCCCACTCGACGCCGTCGCGCGCGAAATGCGACCGGAAGATCCCCGGATGCTCGGAACTCAGGTGCTGGAACACCAACAGGCGCATGGCGCTCACCCCTTCAGTTCGGGAAGGTCGCGATAGAGCGCGAGCGCCTCCGGATTGGCCAGCGCTTCCTGGTTCTTCACGCTGCGCCCCGCCACCACGTCCCTGACCGC encodes the following:
- a CDS encoding FAD-linked oxidase C-terminal domain-containing protein; translated protein: MAEGTPRPTTGIPMPPPDPRIMQRRESILDGLARLVPAENLISSEDECRAYETDAFTAYRAMPLAVVLPESTDEVAAVLRFLHRENVPVVPRGAGTSLAGGALPQADAVVVGLAKMSKVLELRFEDRIARVQAGITNLGISGAVAHERFFYAPDPSSQLACTIAGNIAMNSGGAHCLKYGVTTNNILGVRLVTMEGEILDIGGDTMDADGYDLLGIVIGSEGQFGIVTEAVVRILPMAEGARPMLVGFASPEAAGRCVATIIGSGIIPVAIEYMDKLAIEITEGFAHAGYPLDAAAMLIIEVEGSNAEIERLLGLIAATAREHGATTIKVSTSEAESAAIWKGRKSAFGATGRIADYICMDGTIPTGQLPMVLTRIGEITRAHGLRVANVFHAGDGNLHPLVLYNVNDADQREKAEACGFDILRLCVEAGGCLTGEHGVGIEKRDLMRTQFNQTDLDQQKALKLAFDPKWLLNPAKVFPLDMRPDRS
- a CDS encoding type 1 glutamine amidotransferase; its protein translation is MRLLVFQHLSSEHPGIFRSHFARDGVEWDAVELDEGGVIPPLEGYDALWVMGGAMDVWDVDAFPWLVEEKRAIRRWVRELERPFLGICLGHQLLADALGGTCGPQHPPEVGVFDVGLTSAGREDPLFAGLEERFAVLQWHSVRVAQPPAGASVLAASPSCGVQAMRAAPRAWGMQYHVEAENAAVQEWGGIPAYRAALERTNGAGAMERLQADIAAHADGFERNAAILYRNFMQLAGR
- the glcE gene encoding glycolate oxidase subunit GlcE — its product is MPEPVLHPADEAELAAIVADACAARRSVAVAGGGSKAGIGRPAETAAAIGTARLTGVTLYEPAEMVIGARAGTPLDELTALLDGKGQMLPFEPADWRALLGTESSRPTLGGLAAANLSGPRRITAGACRDSLIGVRFVNGKGEVIKSGGRVMKNVTGYDLTKLMAGSWGTLGILTELVFKVLPKPEASASLVWHGLDDDRAVALMSAGLGSPFEVSAAAHLPADPGGEARTVLRLENFRSSIAYRTEALARQLKRFGGCDVLDHQACRAFWRQVGEVAPLAGRDGAVWRLSVAPSKAAALGAELRRRGEVKLFYDWGGGLVWLLAPETAGMAEAIEAASRVQGGHALLVRAGADFRVSAFRFGPQEGPLAGLHARVKQTFDPAHILNTGRLGA